The following proteins are co-located in the Armatimonadota bacterium genome:
- a CDS encoding iron ABC transporter permease: protein MNLRTKSPRYWASVLALVLLVTFVVVIISPGRSTLSLTEFFNALFLRLPAQDGAYSILWDLRLPRAISCVLVGAILGICGCAFQLLFRNPLAEPFVVGVSGGAALLGALGFSVGLTTGIALELGQILTCVIGGCLALMVVLGLNRQSDRASKDNLILTGVVVGTVLSSLLTLNIYLRGLNSVQVIGWLMGSISPAFWSRNLVLALLLAAGFWVIMRESRNINTLAMGDLSAVSLGVDPNGVRARILLTGSILASATVGAAGIIAFLGLISPHFARSLVGPNSRQSVPISALIGAICLLFADFLSQRLIEGQEIPVGAITAILGAPMLYFILKNRR from the coding sequence ATGAATCTACGAACAAAGTCACCTAGATATTGGGCAAGCGTGCTCGCGCTAGTTCTATTGGTAACGTTCGTTGTCGTAATCATTTCACCTGGCCGCAGCACTCTGAGCCTCACAGAGTTCTTCAACGCCCTGTTCTTGCGGTTGCCGGCACAAGATGGAGCCTATTCTATTCTTTGGGATTTGCGGCTACCCCGTGCGATCTCATGCGTTTTGGTTGGGGCGATTCTGGGAATCTGCGGATGCGCCTTCCAGCTACTTTTTCGAAATCCGCTCGCAGAGCCGTTCGTCGTCGGCGTTTCTGGTGGCGCGGCGCTGCTTGGCGCGCTAGGATTCTCGGTAGGGCTCACGACCGGCATTGCCCTCGAACTCGGGCAAATTCTGACTTGCGTGATTGGAGGGTGCTTGGCGCTAATGGTGGTGCTGGGATTGAATCGCCAGTCGGATCGGGCCAGTAAAGACAATTTGATCTTAACTGGCGTCGTAGTCGGAACGGTGCTTTCTAGCCTCCTGACGCTCAATATCTACCTGCGCGGATTGAACTCGGTGCAAGTGATAGGCTGGCTTATGGGATCAATCTCGCCAGCATTTTGGAGTCGAAATCTGGTGCTTGCCCTACTCCTTGCTGCCGGGTTTTGGGTGATCATGCGGGAATCAAGAAACATCAACACTCTGGCAATGGGTGACCTAAGCGCAGTGAGTTTGGGGGTCGATCCAAATGGTGTCCGTGCTCGTATTCTTTTGACCGGAAGTATCTTGGCGAGTGCTACCGTCGGAGCCGCAGGCATTATCGCGTTCTTGGGGTTAATCTCGCCGCATTTTGCTCGGTCGTTGGTGGGACCAAATTCCAGGCAATCGGTGCCAATTTCCGCGTTGATCGGAGCGATTTGTCTTTTGTTCGCAGATTTCCTGTCTCAACGACTGATCGAAGGACAGGAAATCCCCGTAGGTGCGATCACCGCGATTTTAGGCGCGCCGATGCTGTATTTCATTCTCAAGAATCGGCGTTAG